The genomic segment AGaattctgtatttttgtttgccaTGTTTATCGTAAAGTGCCACTGCAAATGGAATTAAAGATAATTCCACCATTCAGTCTTAAAAGCTTTGTTTTCTCACCCATCAGGTTTGGGATGTCAGTGACAAATGGATCAGCAAACCTTACAAAATCATTCCCGATGATCAGGTTGGAATAAAGTTCTTTCTGTTATTAAAGATGATGGAGAATGGCTGTGAAGAAGGCCGCAACCTCAAAGAAACTTGGATCTTGTTGATTTTCTTTAATAGATTAtggaaaaacaccaaaacagcTTGGTAACAAATGATTGCTGACTGATGACTCCACTTTCTCATTCTACTTTTAGTCTTTGTGCCAATTTCAACCCTCAGAGCTGTCTTTTCGCTCAGATCTGTAACATCTGCTCCggtttaggtaaaaaaaaagaatcaaaataaacaaacacagtaaataaataattaaaatccaCTTTGCGTCTAAAGAAGGAATCATGCAtgaatgtttaattaaaagatgTTAATCCAGAGATGTCATTGTTAGTGATTCTGCTTCTGTTTCATTCAATGGTTAGATTAGAGATGTCCAAGAAGCTCTAACGgagctttttttctccctgtccTTCAGGTCTGTGGATTATGTTGATCCGATTCCAGCAAATTATAGACTACGGTGACCATGGAAAGGAGAACACTGCCTCTGTTGTTTGTGGAGTCATGTCCGCCTTAGGAATCTCTGTGACTGGCAACTTCCAGGCAACACCTCCCACCATGTTCATCTCATTGTTTctatatatttctatatattgTTTCTTCTAACTCATTTACTGAATCTTCCTTTACTTATTTTAGATCTGAGCAAGAAGGCAAAGTTTTTCTTAATCAtctctcttttccttccctGTTTAGAGTGTACACTTTCAGAAACTTCACTTCCTGGGAGCGtgctctgctttcttcttcgGCCTGATCTACTTTTGGATACAGCTATATCTGACCTATCGGGCACAGCCGTCTCAAGACCGATACTGGGTGGGACCTGTGAGGGGAATCTGCTGCACCCTCAGCACCCTCTTCTTCATTGCCAGTATCCTTTTCAGCTTATATTTCACAAGTTGGTGTCTTTGTGCAAATGTGACTGTATTATTTTGAGGTATGCACTAGGGGGGTAAATAtcacaaataataataagaaaacctttattagtccctccaTGTACAGTCCctgacaaaagtcttgtcgcttatccattttgtagaaacaaaagcttataacctgactttaaattcatcgattggttttagaaatgtctcatatgaaagctaaaaccctcccaaattatgctcaatatactaaaataaatttgcttcactgaagaaagattgatcatttaatgaacacagaaaggtcagattttggcaagacaaaagtcttgtcgcctacagaaaattgaacaaataatttacttcaaatacaaaaatatgttgCATAACATCAGTGAATTAAGTAGTAGTGCTGTGAGATCCATATTCAGTATCTTGTATGACTTCCATGAGCTTGAAGGACTGCATCCATGCGGTTCGACAAAGATTCATACAATTTGTTGATGAAGTCATCAGGAATAGCAAAAAAAGCAGTCTTACATGCCTCCCAGAGTTCATCAAGATTCTTTGGTTTTGCCTTCCATGCTTCCTCTTTCATTCTACCCCAGACATGCTCAATGATGTTCATGTCTGGTGACTGGGCTGGCCAGTCCTGGAGCACCTTGATCTTCTTCGCCTTGAGGAACTTTGATGTAGAGATAGAAGTATGTGATGGAGCACCATCCTGCTGCAAAATTTGACCCCGTTTATGGTTGGGAATGTAAGAGGTAGCTAATACTTCTTGATATTTTAGGCTATTGATATTGCCTTCCACCCTGCAAATGTCTCGCACACCCCCATACTGGATGTAACCCCAGACCATGATTTTTCCGCCACCAAACTTAACTGTTTTCTGGGTGAATCTTGGATCCATGCGGGCTCCAGTAGGTCTCCTGCAATATTTGCGGCAGCTGTGATGTAATTCAACCGAGGATTCATCTGAGAAATCCACCTTCTGCCACTTTTCCAGTGTCCATCCTTTTAGCAGGCTGTGGGCCTTGGCAAATGCCACACGGTTTTTTAATTGCCTTTTGTTTAGAGCTGGTTTCTGTGCACTGATTCGACCATGGAGGCCATTTCGAGACAGGATTCTACAAACTGTTCTGGTTGACACAGGAACTTGAGGTGACCAGGCCTGGTGGAGCTCTGCTGCAGTGGAAAAGGGGCTGGCCTTGGATTTTCGAAGCAACAAACGGTCCTCCCGAGCAGTTGTCTTGCGGGGTCTGCCGGACCTGGGCTTGTCAAAAACATCTCCAGTcttttcatatctttttcttattctttgtaCTTGACGCTGAGACACATTGAAGGTGTCAGCCACCTCAGCAGTGGATCTGGTCTTCAGCCTCTTGATAATTAACGCTTTGGTCTCAGGGTGGATCTTAGGCATGTTGTCAGAGGTCAAGTTGCAGTTGATGTGAAGGTCTGGTGTGCTGGGGTTCTTTTTATACACACCCACTAAGTGATTGATCAGTAACTGATCACAGGTGAGGCTGTAATCTAGGATTGGGTGCATCATATGACAAggcgacaagacttttgtcttgccaaaatctgacctttctgtgttcattaaatgatcaatctttcttcagtgaagcaaatttattttagtatattgagcataatttgggagggttttagctttcatatgagacatttctaaaaccaatcgatgaatttaaagtcaggttataagcttttgtttctacaaaatggataagcgacaagacttttgtcagGGACTGTAGATATATGTAGATGGAAGGATTGTTACACTCCTAATatgttctcttctttttttttgtttgtttttgctacGATGCAACCAGAAAACATAACACCAGACAAATTATCAGTGAAGATACAAACCACAGTGTTCACCTTATTTTCCTTAACTCCTCTCTTCTTCCACAGTgtccatttttgtctttataacCTACCATTATGAAGCTGCTGTGTGCGAATGGGCCTTGACCATGTTGTTCTTCGTGCTGTTTGGCCTTTTTGCAGCAGAGTTCAGACATATCGACTGCTATCGTTTCACCGTACAGAAACAAGCTTTGAAGAAAGTCAGCAGTCCTCTCCCCCAACATTCACTCCAGAAGCAAGAGAAGGCTTTTAAACTTGATGTCTATGCACTGGATGCTTAGTACTCAGTGGATTTATAAAGTATTGCTCTATGTTATCTATGTCTTTGAGTAAAATGTTATTAAGTTTTTgacatttgtatatttttttagtgTAAAGATTCAGTCAAAATTTTGTTtcacaaaatatatattaagggttttttttccaacccaagctgtatttaaacagttttgatactgatatattttatgttattgtaGTATTTATTTCAATCATCATGTAAATACACTTACTTAATTATAAGAAGTCTTCTTATTTCTTTGAAATCTGAGAGAAAATCCCTgttaaaaaataacagtaagTGCATCCTAACACAGGGTGGTGCCATTCATCAGTCCATGTGTGGTGTTGTTTAATTCTGTACAAATCTTACTTCTACTTAAAAATCTCATTATATTTCCCACTAACATGGAAATGAAAACTTAAAGTGTTTTATCTCTGTAATGAAAGTATTACCTTACGATTATGGCAAAATGTGATTACCAGGTAAAGTCTGAGTTTCTCTAGCCTCAATCTCCACCTGTCACCTGTAAGGAGGATGGAGGGAAATGCAGCACaaggaaacatgttttctgatgaCATAATACATAAACAAGACTGTTAGGTCATTACACCCCAGTTCCAGAGCAGTCAGGATGCTGTTCAAAATGTAAATTACACAGGGTGCAAATGTTTGCACATCTCATAAACTCACATTTCATTCccaatagaaaataaacaacacatcagagaAAATATTAGCTCACTTTAAGTAGGATAGCAACACATCTCTAAAAAGTTGGAAAAGTTTCACCATTAAGTAGCATCCCCTCATCTTTTAGCAACTGTCTGCAATTGAAACCAGTTGCTGTTGTGTTGATGTGATGGATGCAGTGTTTGGTTTTGctaaggccttccctgaaagaaatgttgtctggatgggagcacaTGTTGCACTAAATCCTCTATATATGTTGATTAATCTGAACATAAAACAGATTTCCaatttgcctcagaccattgtAAACGAGCTTTGGCCAAAGAGAACAACAGCATTTCTGGATATGGCTTCGTCTTTGTTCTGCTAATAGAGTTTTAAGCAGCATTTGAGGATTGCATGgtgtaatgtgttaaaaaaaatgtggaaacaaaATGTGTTCAGAAAGTGTTCCTgaatccatgcagtgattttggGGAGAGAcgcatgcattaaaaaaaaaaaaaaagtcaaaactggatgcatgtgggcatatatatatatatatatatatccagttttgaccttccccttcacacagagattcctcttgATCGTTTGAGAGATGcacaatataaatttaatcCATGAGCATGCTTGACATTTGCTTTGTCTTGTGcgtacagagattcctcctccttttttttaatcattagaTGATATTacacactgtagatggtgggatcttcaaggTCTTTACAGTTTTACATAAAGAGTATTTTTCTGAAACTTTACAATCTTTAGATGCAGTTTGCCACAGATTAATGAACTTCTGCCTATCTTAatatctgagaggctctgcttCTCTGACATGCTCCTTTTAtaaccagtcatgttactgaccatTTGCCAGTCAGTCTGATtggttgtcaaatgctcctctagttgtttttgatttgtgccaattacttttcaagccttttttttttttttttttttttttgctcatgttcacgttcaattttttttttttgctcatgctcatgtttatttttttatatttatatattttttttaaatctgttgtcatcaaattcaaaattaaGGTAATATTTTCCAAGAAAAGGTCAAATCTGATATATTGTTTGTGATCTATTGGGATTTGCAAATGACTGAattctttattatttacatttcaacTTTTTTGGGTTGAAAAATAGTCCCTTATACATATCTGCAGTAACAGTGCAGGCCATCAGATGTGCTGTAGAGCAACAATGGCTGATGATGGGAAAATGCATCTCTGGTTTAGTGCCAGCATGTTTTTGGAAGACGCCTCTAGTTTAGACAGAAGTTCTACATTCAGCACAATTTGTCAGGGCTATTTAAGATGAGCAAAACAATGGAGCTCTCACAGTCACTCTGACAGTGGGAGAGGTCCCACTCTTGGCAGCGACATACAAACTCTTTCTCTCATCCAAGAAATCTAGTAAAACATACACTGTGCATAATAATCAGctttttagtttgatttttgATACTTTATTTATGTCATCAAAAATTACCAGGGGCATGCTTCAGATGGGAAGGCTGGGCCCCCAGTGTCCTGGCAGCATTCTTTCACATGCTCCATGCTGTGCGATAACCAGAGGGGGGCTTTGATGCAAGGGCACATGGACCAGACGGACAGCTTGGAATTCTATGGGAATTTCTCGAGTGCTCTCCGTTGCCCATTTTCTGCTGCagtcagcattttcttttcccCCTTGTTGCTTTACAATGTCATCAGCAGGTCCCTGATGGACCCATTTGCTGTAGTTGATAATGAACATGGACTTCATCACTTTACATCACCCTTCAACAAAACCTGCTGAAAGATCTGACCTAGAACTTCACCTTAGATGTTAGAAATATACTTGattgcattcattttttgtccttttgaaGAAATGCTGTCATTAAAACATGCGCTTGAATTATATGCAGCAGCTTATACAGAGGAATTTAGAAAGGAGAGCTTTGGCGCCAAAATACCATTATTCCTGCTGTTTTCATTAGTGAGAATAAAAGGCCTCTAACAAAGTACGAAAACTCATAAAATCACCAGTAGCGATGTGCAAAGACTTTGGAGGCCCTTGGTGTAAAAGTCTGGATCCTCCACTGAGGTGTGGAAGAGCATGGTTTATGTGACTCCCAACTTGTTGCTTTTGACTTTGATTCAAGAAGGAGGTATCAGCCAACACGCTTTCTAGGCCTGTTCTGTAATCTGTCCTAACACCTGGTTGTGTTGTagtctttttttaatccatgCAACAGCTTTTTGATAGAAACAAAAGCAATGCCTTCCTATCGTGCAGTGGAGCGTTCGCCTGCGGGCGCACTATCAGATATTAGAGCAGCAGCCCTCCGTGGCTCGGCTCCTATGTTACAGTATGACCTGTCAGCTCTTATCATCCGAGGCCCAAATCCTGTGCATTCCACTTCGAAAGGCCACTCTATCTGCCAAAGCTGAGGGCTCACAGAGCACGGGGAGTTAAGTGTTGGGGAGAATGTTTGGCAAGAATGACAGACACAGAAGAGAGATGGGATTGTCCAGATGTCAGAGGGCTAGATCCAGAGAAAGATAGAGAGACCTACAGACAGGCAAGAAAGTcccagagagaaagaaaagaagagtggGCACCAGCAGCCGTGATCTCACCCTCCGCTCCTCTCTTTAGCACAGCCTTCCAGAAAACTGCCCTTTTGCTGAAAAATGCCAAGTGCACCACATTCCACCGGCCACACAAAAGCCCTCCCTCGACTCAGCTGCACAGGCACAATCAGACAAGGGATAATTATATAATTAGGCTGGCCGGTGCAGACAGGGACCCACAgactgtgtgttggtgtgtcaTATTTATGTTATCAGACAATAAAGAGAGTTTGGTCTTATCAGAGGAGGTaggagaatgtgtgtgtggagtaGGTGGGGGCGGACTCCAGCTGTGGCACTTAGGGAAAGATTGTCATGATAGAGAATAACGGGTTGATAGAATGACATTCAGCCTGTGGTGTGGCAGAGATCAGGGCATGTTTTGTggcttgctgtgtgtgtgtgtgtgtgtgctgtattcTCTGTTATGTGAGAAGGTGGGGACTTTTAGGGGCTGCGCCAACCAGCTATTAGTTTGAATCATTCTCAATGTATAGTGTTAAGGTTTTACAGCAAACTCAATAGATATGCTTTGTAGGGAATAATCTCTTGTTTGAAATTACTCTGAGAATGCAGAGGAAGTCGTTTTGGTCATGAGCTGCCCTGCCGTGTAATCTTTGCACTGAATGACAACTACAATTTCCAGCTAAAAAGATATGACCACGGCTGCCCTCCTCTCTAAGTAGAATCCACTCTTCCAGACGAGAACTGAGCCAGTGTCTCTCTCAGCTGGACTCTGGCCAACAAGCTCCCCTCGTACCGTGGCCTTGGCTTTGGGTGTGTCTCCAGTCGCACGGGACAGCACAGAATAGACTATTGTTGCTCGAACAAGACAGAGAGGCAGGGGAGGGAGGAGGGGTGGTGGTGGACTGGAGATGGTGGGAAGAGAAATAAGCTTTTAATGAGTGAGCAAAAAACACACGGACAATGAAGCGTGCCCCCTGTtcacatgcatgtgtgtcttGCAAAGCCACCATACTGGTCATTTATCCactcagacacagaaacacacacaccttttccTTCTCCTTCCTTCAGCTCTTCCAGGTGATCTCAACGAGGGGCACCAGACGCTCAAACAACAGGCATCTATGCCATTGAAGGTTCATAGTACTCATAAAACCTTAAATATGtgaacagtttgtttgtttacagaaGTAACAGTATGATAACAAACTTGAAGGTAGTTAGCCATACACTGGATGAAATACCCACCAATGCATGCTAACTTCTAGATATTAAGTGAAATATAAAAGTTCTTAATCAGCCTTCAGTCAGTCACCCATTATATGACTGGTATTGGCTGTGACTAAGCATTGATGGGACCATAATCAGCATTGATTAGCTTGGCTAATGGTGCGTTCCAGTTGTCTCCGAGCAGCCGAGAATATGTGACATCACTACCAGGTAGTTGGCGTTCCAGCTGCACCACCTAGGAAAAAATGAACATCTCCAAAACATCCAACCTGTGAGCATCTACAAAGCCCTGTAAAACTAGGAAAATGACAAAACCATTGTAAAAAGTACACCATGAGAACACCAGCCAATTTTGGTGATATTGATCGATAAACCCCACATATTCAGTTACAAACCAGCTGTAACTACGTAATTATCAATAACAACAACTCGCTGCTGTTTACTCTAGAAACAGGACACTTTCAGTTGAGTTTCGTTTTACTTTTGTTGAGCTTTTAGTTTATGtattctttatatatttaaaaagaattttaagAAAGACAACAATGGAGTACAAGTGGTACTAGGCgtagccatctttaaatctgttaTCTCAGCATCCTCTCAAACTTATGAGTTCAAAGCTCGGAAAAACGAGATCTCTTTGTCATTTCcagtgttacaccaaaatctgtgaacCATTAGAATCTGTGTCCACAGGAGGGCAACTGTACATGTTTTAGAAGACTTGAAAACACTTGTatttaagtctgagttcattataatgccggtacagtaaagtcacacattctgatggctATTAGGAGTGTTCACTTAGGTCACCCCTCAAATAGTCTGAGCTCTTTTAACATAATATGTGACCCTCACAGCCAGGATCACAGAGGTCATCATTTCTAATAGCCATcatgtgactttactgtacctgcattataataaaCTCTAATTTTTAGTAGCAGTAAACATTGTGTCATAAATAACGGTGATTTTCTTTCATTGCCTTGGCTCAAAACAGTGATGACGCTTGTTAATGGAAACAATTTGAGTATTTAGTGTGTAGGAGCTTTAAATCCCTATTTtcagcttatttttatttagaggCAGTTATTGAAGATTAACAACAGCTTTTATGACAGGAAATGTATATTTACATCTCaataatgtttttctgtccatttttttaaaaacatatattgaGATTAataaatggggggaaaaaaataatgggACATTGAAGGGTAATTCAATACGCAAAAGCTGGTAAGCAAACAAACTCTTTGTTTAGTTCAGTATTTCAGTACCTGAACCTGAAGGGTAAACATATATTCTGAtgtaaaaaagaagatgaaggaacTGCTTGTCTGATCTAAATACAGATGATCGTTTTTagaaaacatcagcaaacagtCATTAGCACTTACAAGGCTTCAACTGTCTGTCTCTTCGGTGAGATTACTGCTTTAGAACAGTTGGTAGAAAATATCACCTTTGTAATGACAAAACCAACTTTTTTCAATTACAGCCTCTCGTCCAGATTGCAGACAACATGCACCTGCAACCCTCTGATGCACAGCTATATTTCAGGTGgtgaaaaaccaaaaacagtgGCAATGGCTTCCATTATCaaggctctctctctctctctctcttttttgtttaatgatGCTGTTTTTAGATGCAACTATATCTCAAGCTTTCTTTTTCCCTTGAGGTTTGCATTGCTTTGGAGCTTTGCTGAacattttccaaaagaaaaaaacagggacTGGGCAGAGGTTAGCTTTATTGGCATGGAGCAGAAGTTGAAAATGActcagaaatgtttttacatgGGAAACTATGTTAAGTAACTGTATTAAGTAAAGAGGAATCATTATAcgtaaaataattacattatcaAATGAGTTTCTTCATGTCAGTAGGCTGAGCCAGTTCCCCACTCACCATCCAAGCAGTTTAACAAAG from the Melanotaenia boesemani isolate fMelBoe1 chromosome 2, fMelBoe1.pri, whole genome shotgun sequence genome contains:
- the tmem150b gene encoding modulator of macroautophagy TMEM150B, which produces MWLWALPVCMAVIGASGFWTVFGMSVTNGSANLTKSFPMISLCANFNPQSCLFAQICNICSGLGLWIMLIRFQQIIDYGDHGKENTASVVCGVMSALGISVTGNFQSVHFQKLHFLGACSAFFFGLIYFWIQLYLTYRAQPSQDRYWVGPVRGICCTLSTLFFIAMSIFVFITYHYEAAVCEWALTMLFFVLFGLFAAEFRHIDCYRFTVQKQALKKVSSPLPQHSLQKQEKAFKLDVYALDA